In a single window of the Micromonospora sp. WMMD1155 genome:
- a CDS encoding NADH-quinone oxidoreductase subunit B, translating to MQLPAVLGEPIRFVLNWGRRYSLWVFNFGLACCAIEFIATSMGRHDFIRLGVIPFAHGPRQADLMVVSGTVTDKMAPAIKRLYDQMPEPKYVISFGACSNCGGPYWDSYSVTKGVDQLIPVDVYVPGCPPRPEALLHGILRLQEKIAAEQSGIGGVPQRDVLAAPLDAPPREAAAPRSVDSLTAPPVRPPAAN from the coding sequence GTGCAGCTACCGGCAGTGCTCGGTGAGCCGATCCGGTTCGTGTTGAACTGGGGGCGTCGCTACTCGCTCTGGGTGTTCAACTTCGGCCTGGCCTGCTGCGCGATCGAGTTCATCGCCACCAGCATGGGTCGTCACGACTTCATCCGGCTCGGCGTGATCCCGTTCGCCCACGGCCCCCGGCAGGCAGACCTGATGGTGGTCTCCGGCACGGTGACGGACAAGATGGCTCCGGCGATCAAGCGGCTGTACGACCAGATGCCCGAGCCGAAGTACGTCATCTCGTTCGGTGCCTGCTCCAACTGCGGCGGCCCCTACTGGGATTCGTACTCGGTGACCAAGGGCGTCGACCAGCTCATCCCGGTCGACGTCTACGTGCCCGGCTGCCCGCCCCGGCCGGAGGCGCTGCTGCACGGCATCCTGCGCCTGCAGGAGAAGATCGCCGCCGAGCAGTCCGGCATCGGCGGCGTACCGCAACGTGACGTGTTGGCCGCACCGCTGGACGCGCCGCCCCGAGAGGCCGCCGCCCCGCGTTCCGTCGACTCCCTCACCGCGCCGCCGGTGCGCCCACCCGCCGCGAACTGA
- a CDS encoding DUF2252 domain-containing protein, producing MSSSSVAQRSAHIVDVLIEEFGASMAIDPAAFRRKFRKMAASPFAFYRGSAALFYADQRGDFADDRFSDERTSRVWIHGDLHAENFGTYMNASGQLVFNVNDFDEAYVGPFTWDLRRLAASVALLGYGKALSDTAIGDLVAGFARSYLTELRAIAAGGDDAIGSITLDNADGVLRRVLQQARLNTRVDLLAAQTTIDNYERRFSLGDGVFEIDDATRDLVSAAFQDYLGTLPIGPTQPRPVAARIKDVVLRKGVGIGSAGLPSYNLLLEGHTQALENDVVIYMKQAQVPAVARYVTDESVRGYFQHQGHRTAESQRALQAHADPWLGFTELHGAGQLVAEVSPYAADLDWSDVNEPEELTGVLVDLGRAVARMHSVADDESSHDLVDYSTEEAIVAAVDADERGFVAHLVEFAHAYGVRARQDHQLFVDLFRNGRLPGI from the coding sequence ATGAGCAGCAGTTCAGTGGCCCAGCGGTCCGCCCACATCGTCGACGTGCTCATCGAGGAGTTCGGCGCGTCGATGGCGATCGACCCGGCCGCCTTCCGCCGCAAGTTCCGCAAGATGGCGGCGTCGCCGTTCGCCTTCTACCGGGGTAGCGCCGCGCTGTTCTACGCCGACCAGCGCGGCGACTTCGCCGACGACCGGTTCTCCGACGAGCGGACCAGCCGGGTGTGGATCCACGGTGACCTGCACGCGGAGAACTTCGGCACCTACATGAACGCCTCCGGGCAGCTGGTGTTCAACGTCAACGACTTCGACGAGGCGTACGTCGGGCCGTTCACCTGGGACCTACGGAGGCTCGCGGCCAGCGTGGCGCTGCTCGGCTACGGCAAGGCGCTCTCCGACACGGCGATCGGGGACCTGGTGGCCGGCTTCGCCCGGTCGTACCTGACCGAGCTGCGGGCCATCGCCGCCGGCGGTGACGACGCGATCGGCTCGATCACCCTGGACAACGCCGACGGCGTGCTGCGCCGGGTGCTCCAGCAGGCCCGCCTCAACACCCGCGTCGACCTGCTCGCCGCGCAGACCACGATCGACAACTACGAGCGGCGGTTCTCCCTCGGTGACGGCGTCTTCGAGATCGACGACGCCACCCGGGACCTGGTGAGCGCCGCCTTTCAGGACTACCTGGGCACCCTGCCGATCGGTCCGACGCAGCCACGGCCGGTGGCGGCGCGGATCAAGGACGTGGTGCTGCGCAAGGGGGTGGGCATCGGTTCGGCCGGGCTGCCGTCGTACAACCTGCTGTTGGAGGGGCACACCCAGGCGTTGGAGAACGACGTCGTCATCTACATGAAGCAGGCGCAGGTCCCGGCCGTCGCGCGGTACGTCACCGACGAGTCGGTTCGTGGCTACTTCCAGCACCAGGGGCACCGGACCGCCGAGTCGCAGCGCGCGTTGCAGGCGCACGCCGACCCGTGGCTGGGCTTCACCGAGTTGCACGGGGCCGGTCAGCTCGTCGCCGAGGTGTCCCCGTACGCCGCCGACCTGGACTGGTCCGACGTGAACGAGCCGGAGGAGCTGACCGGGGTGCTCGTCGACCTCGGTCGGGCGGTGGCCCGGATGCACTCGGTAGCCGACGACGAGTCCAGTCACGACCTGGTGGACTACTCCACCGAGGAGGCGATCGTCGCGGCGGTGGACGCCGACGAGCGGGGCTTCGTGGCTCACCTGGTGGAGTTCGCGCACGCGTACGGGGTGCGCGCCCGACAGGACCATCAGCTCTTCGTCGACCTGTTCCGCAACGGTCGGCTGCCGGGGATCTGA